Proteins encoded together in one Shewanella oneidensis MR-1 window:
- a CDS encoding chloride channel protein, giving the protein MQLTINKAAIQDAITTAKKYLTNELRDHLSQAKISAQLCLLALLFAIFASCVILLFRLLLLWANHYTQIETLDFTGNIADWRALLPLFGALLIWFVAKLGSKRYNRMGIAYVLHRVKLHYGKIPLQSAAGQFFQALFALGTNFSVGREGPAIHLGAVSASVLAEKFNLPDNSVRIMCASGIAAGIAATFNAPLAAVIFVIEVIVREYKVHYFFPIMLSAICGAVSSQLVFGNVHEFDRIQVIHIPLDHYPILAIGGIVLGCAAAFFNYALIKVTATGQNWPLIYRLLLAGSITTLIGLILPQALGTGDLAISEAISEHPSLLLLIALLVAKIVATIAAIGLGIPGGLIGPLYGIGALIGAILALVSAILFPSIAPYVGLYTVIGMTAMMGVCLSAPLAALVALLEMTNDASIILPAMFVTIPAFLIAYQGFKTNSIFFKQLEIMGLGYKVAPVNLALQKKGVRALMDKRFVIVNNNDELLLEVLKRAEGRPVLVRNADGVIEMLSLEMQSFDDNVTLSRHPMQGLSDTKTLDEVYSILSPKRSGEVFIYQDTADNVVGVISWSNLQQEIRSGQV; this is encoded by the coding sequence GTGCAATTAACGATAAATAAAGCCGCGATTCAAGACGCCATCACCACAGCGAAAAAGTACTTAACTAACGAGCTGCGTGATCATTTATCCCAAGCCAAGATCAGTGCGCAACTTTGCTTACTGGCCTTGCTATTTGCCATCTTCGCCTCCTGCGTGATCCTGTTGTTTCGACTCTTACTCCTGTGGGCAAATCATTACACCCAAATCGAGACGCTGGATTTTACGGGTAACATCGCCGACTGGCGAGCACTGTTGCCACTTTTCGGCGCCTTATTGATCTGGTTTGTGGCCAAACTCGGCTCAAAACGTTACAACCGCATGGGGATTGCCTATGTATTACATAGGGTTAAATTGCATTACGGCAAAATCCCCTTGCAATCTGCTGCAGGGCAATTTTTTCAAGCACTGTTTGCCTTAGGGACTAATTTCTCGGTGGGCCGTGAGGGCCCCGCCATTCACCTTGGCGCAGTGAGCGCCAGCGTATTAGCCGAAAAATTTAACCTTCCTGATAATAGTGTGCGGATTATGTGTGCCAGCGGTATTGCCGCGGGGATTGCCGCCACTTTTAATGCGCCACTAGCTGCAGTGATTTTTGTGATAGAGGTGATAGTGCGCGAGTACAAGGTGCATTACTTCTTTCCGATTATGCTTTCGGCGATTTGTGGCGCCGTTTCCAGTCAACTGGTGTTTGGCAATGTGCATGAATTTGACCGTATTCAAGTAATCCATATTCCATTGGATCATTATCCGATTTTGGCCATAGGGGGCATTGTTCTGGGCTGCGCCGCCGCCTTTTTTAATTACGCCCTCATTAAAGTCACCGCCACAGGACAAAACTGGCCACTGATTTATCGGCTCTTGCTGGCAGGCAGTATCACCACCCTGATTGGCTTAATCTTGCCACAAGCCCTCGGTACTGGCGATTTAGCGATTAGCGAAGCCATTAGTGAGCACCCCAGTTTATTACTGCTAATTGCCCTGCTCGTTGCCAAAATTGTCGCGACTATTGCCGCGATAGGTTTAGGGATACCAGGGGGATTGATTGGCCCGCTCTATGGCATAGGCGCCTTAATTGGTGCCATCTTAGCCTTAGTCAGCGCGATATTATTCCCTTCGATTGCGCCTTACGTTGGCCTCTATACAGTGATCGGCATGACCGCCATGATGGGCGTTTGCCTTAGTGCGCCGCTCGCGGCATTAGTTGCGCTCTTAGAAATGACTAACGATGCCAGTATTATTCTACCAGCGATGTTTGTGACTATTCCCGCCTTCTTGATTGCCTATCAAGGCTTTAAAACCAATTCCATTTTTTTTAAGCAATTAGAAATTATGGGCTTAGGCTATAAAGTGGCGCCCGTGAATTTGGCACTGCAGAAAAAAGGCGTGCGAGCCTTGATGGATAAACGCTTCGTTATCGTCAATAACAACGATGAACTGCTGCTCGAAGTGTTAAAACGCGCCGAAGGTCGGCCTGTTTTAGTCCGTAACGCCGATGGTGTGATTGAAATGCTCAGCCTTGAGATGCAGTCCTTTGATGACAACGTCACCCTCTCGCGCCATCCCATGCAGGGACTCAGTGATACCAAAACCTTAGATGAGGTCTACTCAATACTGTCCCCCAAACGCAGCGGTGAAGTCTTTATCTATCAAGACACAGCTGACAACGTGGTGGGGGTGATTAGTTGGTCGAATCTACAGCAAGAAATTCGCTCCGGCCAAGTCTAA
- the erpA gene encoding iron-sulfur cluster insertion protein ErpA yields the protein MTDQADATMPIKFTDAAAAKVKGLLEEEQNPALKLRVYVTGGGCSGFQYGFTFDEKVNEGDFTVEKQGVQLVVDPMSLQYLVGGEVDYTSGLEGSRFFVKNPNATTTCGCGASFSV from the coding sequence ATGACTGATCAAGCTGACGCAACAATGCCAATTAAATTTACCGATGCGGCAGCCGCTAAGGTAAAAGGCTTGTTGGAAGAAGAGCAAAATCCTGCACTTAAGCTACGCGTGTATGTAACTGGCGGTGGTTGTTCTGGATTTCAGTACGGCTTTACCTTTGATGAAAAGGTCAACGAAGGCGACTTCACCGTTGAGAAACAAGGCGTCCAATTGGTCGTCGATCCCATGAGCTTACAATATTTAGTTGGCGGTGAAGTGGATTACACTTCTGGCCTCGAAGGTTCGCGTTTCTTTGTGAAAAATCCCAATGCGACAACCACCTGTGGTTGTGGTGCCAGCTTCTCAGTATAA
- a CDS encoding DUF6776 family protein, with product MPNYHRWLNRLQVMDLKYRPSTKYLLSLVLVAFLLGAWVSFIVLNSDEPVVKHIGGGKLQRVTTELEEQTQLLATRNLELSVEREANAQMQDMFSQQMKKQKELENELAFYRSIMSPDDNAEGIAIHGLEMTLGALADEYNFKLILTQLQKRKQAVQGRTEMTLIGVQDGKSVELSVNKLTGSKLEFDFRYFQVIDTKVTVPAGFNVVQVKVKVVVPSSRWTKNSQTEHVYSVPELIQGEKEPRVILEQNSQVTDNLPQKTDVRGSND from the coding sequence ATGCCAAATTATCATCGTTGGCTAAATCGGCTGCAAGTCATGGATTTAAAGTATCGTCCATCGACCAAGTATTTATTGTCGTTGGTCTTAGTGGCATTTCTGTTGGGCGCTTGGGTGAGCTTTATTGTGCTCAACAGTGACGAGCCGGTCGTAAAGCATATTGGCGGTGGTAAATTGCAACGTGTCACTACTGAACTTGAGGAACAAACTCAGTTGCTTGCGACCCGCAATTTAGAGCTATCAGTCGAGCGCGAAGCCAATGCGCAAATGCAGGATATGTTTTCTCAGCAAATGAAAAAACAAAAGGAACTTGAGAATGAATTAGCGTTTTATCGCAGCATCATGTCGCCGGACGACAATGCCGAAGGGATCGCCATCCATGGACTCGAGATGACGCTGGGCGCCTTGGCAGATGAGTACAATTTCAAATTGATTTTAACTCAGTTGCAAAAGCGCAAACAGGCCGTTCAAGGTCGTACCGAAATGACCTTGATTGGTGTGCAAGACGGCAAATCCGTTGAGTTAAGTGTGAACAAACTCACGGGTTCTAAGCTCGAATTTGATTTTCGCTATTTTCAGGTAATAGATACCAAAGTCACTGTGCCTGCAGGCTTTAATGTTGTGCAGGTAAAAGTCAAAGTGGTGGTGCCTTCGAGCCGTTGGACCAAAAATTCACAGACAGAACATGTCTATAGTGTCCCTGAGTTAATACAGGGTGAAAAAGAACCGCGGGTAATACTTGAACAAAATAGTCAGGTAACGGATAATTTGCCCCAGAAAACTGATGTAAGAGGTAGTAATGACTGA
- the aqpZ gene encoding aquaporin Z: MNMSQKMAAEFLGTLWLVLGGCGSAVLAAAFPEVGIGLLGVSLAFGLTVLTMAFAIGHISGCHLNPAVSFGLWAGGRFPTSELLPYIIAQVAGGIAGAGVLYLIASGQEGFSLAAGFASNGFGEHSPGGYSMISVMICEIVMTLFFLLVILGSTDERAPKGFAPIAIGLCLTLIHLISIPISNTSVNPARSTGPALFVGDWAVSQLWLFWAAPIIGAILAGVIYRYFNAAK; this comes from the coding sequence ATGAATATGTCACAAAAAATGGCGGCCGAATTTTTGGGTACACTCTGGCTCGTACTTGGTGGCTGTGGCAGTGCTGTACTCGCTGCGGCGTTTCCAGAAGTGGGGATTGGCTTACTGGGCGTTTCACTTGCCTTTGGTTTAACGGTTCTCACGATGGCCTTTGCGATTGGCCATATCTCAGGTTGCCATCTCAACCCCGCAGTCTCTTTTGGGCTCTGGGCTGGCGGGCGTTTTCCGACATCTGAATTACTGCCCTATATTATTGCCCAGGTAGCAGGCGGCATTGCTGGCGCTGGCGTGCTGTACTTAATCGCTTCAGGACAAGAAGGCTTTAGTTTAGCAGCGGGTTTTGCTTCCAATGGTTTTGGGGAGCATTCTCCCGGCGGCTACAGCATGATATCGGTCATGATCTGCGAAATCGTAATGACCTTATTTTTTCTACTCGTCATTTTAGGCTCAACCGATGAACGAGCCCCCAAAGGGTTTGCACCCATTGCGATTGGTCTTTGTTTAACCCTAATTCATCTGATCAGTATTCCCATATCAAACACCTCTGTAAATCCAGCCCGAAGCACAGGTCCAGCGCTCTTTGTTGGCGATTGGGCGGTCTCACAATTATGGCTATTTTGGGCCGCTCCGATCATTGGCGCCATTTTAGCAGGTGTTATTTACCGTTATTTCAACGCAGCCAAGTAA
- a CDS encoding aspartate carbamoyltransferase, with product MNQFEGSHILSVNQLDLDSIQTIFNVAHRMMPYALREKRTKVLEGAILGNLFFEPSTRTRVSFGCAFNLLGGHVRETTGMASSSLSKGESLYDTARVLSTYSDVIAMRHPDSYSVKEFAEGSRVPVINGGDGSNEHPTQALLDLFTIQKELGHASRGIDGMHIAMVGDLKFGRTVHSLSRLLCMYKNISFTLISPTELAMPDYVISDIENAGHSIKITDQLEGHLDKADILYLTRIQEERFPSQEEANKYRGKFRLNRSIYTQHCKSNTVIMHPLPRDSRAQANELDNDLNSHPNLAIFRQADNGLLIRMALFALTLGVDSQLEKYECPVNWYSRKADR from the coding sequence ATGAACCAGTTCGAAGGATCCCATATCCTCTCCGTAAACCAGTTAGATCTTGATTCAATCCAAACTATTTTTAATGTCGCCCACCGCATGATGCCCTATGCTCTTCGAGAGAAGCGCACAAAAGTGCTCGAAGGCGCCATTTTAGGTAACCTGTTTTTCGAGCCAAGTACCCGTACCCGCGTCAGTTTTGGCTGTGCCTTTAACTTACTCGGCGGCCATGTGCGTGAAACCACAGGCATGGCCTCTTCGTCCTTATCTAAGGGTGAATCCCTGTACGATACAGCCCGCGTACTCTCGACCTATTCCGATGTGATTGCGATGCGCCACCCTGATTCTTACTCTGTCAAAGAGTTTGCTGAAGGTAGCCGAGTCCCCGTGATCAACGGCGGTGATGGTTCGAACGAGCACCCAACCCAAGCATTGCTCGATTTGTTTACTATTCAAAAAGAGTTAGGTCATGCGAGTCGAGGCATCGATGGCATGCATATCGCCATGGTTGGCGATTTAAAATTTGGCCGTACCGTGCATTCATTGTCACGCCTGCTATGCATGTATAAGAACATCAGCTTCACACTGATTTCGCCAACTGAATTAGCTATGCCTGATTATGTGATCTCTGACATTGAAAATGCTGGCCATAGCATCAAAATAACAGACCAGCTTGAAGGCCACTTAGATAAAGCCGATATTCTTTATCTGACCCGCATTCAAGAAGAGCGCTTCCCATCCCAGGAAGAAGCAAACAAATACCGCGGTAAATTCCGTTTGAATCGCAGTATTTATACCCAACATTGCAAATCTAACACTGTGATCATGCACCCGCTGCCACGGGATTCGCGTGCGCAAGCTAATGAATTAGATAATGATTTGAACAGCCATCCTAATCTCGCTATTTTCAGACAGGCGGACAATGGACTGCTAATTCGTATGGCACTGTTTGCATTGACACTCGGGGTTGACTCGCAACTCGAAAAATATGAGTGTCCAGTTAATTGGTATTCACGTAAAGCCGATCGCTAA
- a CDS encoding DUF2750 domain-containing protein, whose translation MSKTVKTFAEAAGMTPEARYDYLVEQIKQHKVLWTLQDQDGCVMLTTEDEDCIPMWPTEEAAESWAVDDWSECQTLAIPYDEWHERWVPGMEDDDLFVAVFPVQDDLGVVIPPYELDQRLLTKQSH comes from the coding sequence ATGAGTAAGACTGTTAAAACCTTCGCAGAAGCAGCAGGAATGACCCCAGAAGCGCGTTACGACTACCTTGTTGAACAAATCAAGCAACATAAAGTGCTATGGACGCTTCAAGATCAAGATGGTTGCGTCATGCTAACCACTGAAGATGAAGACTGCATCCCAATGTGGCCAACCGAAGAAGCTGCTGAATCTTGGGCAGTCGATGATTGGAGCGAATGCCAAACTCTAGCGATTCCATACGATGAATGGCACGAAAGATGGGTGCCTGGCATGGAAGATGATGATCTGTTTGTCGCCGTATTCCCTGTGCAAGATGATTTAGGTGTGGTTATTCCACCCTATGAGTTAGATCAACGTCTGCTCACCAAGCAAAGTCATTAA
- a CDS encoding TonB-dependent receptor domain-containing protein, protein MKKKLLTLAIQASMFGIVPSVAWAAEPIEVKAVKENATRNETETADKNDGIEKVTVTGSRIKRDSFSLSTPLQGLDAKDIADSGIGSLADILVDQIPALAEGVSSTNSQSSVQNTGLSTIDLRNLGTDRTLTLIDGRRVVSNSYSGNYVSLSTIPAAMVDKVEIITGGASAVYGSDAIAGVVNIITQQNKTGFEINARGGETTEGGGRETTVDAGYGADFNSDKGYIYASATYDKQHGLFATDRERALYESSFAYDKKQMCNTMNTADGYQCMRDITPEDWRERSNDIVGGRFKSNAWWYDGTELKTDFKEERDGYNGYTTGLLKVPEDTLATAVKVNYDLSESVRANAQVQFSRNTAFRRTDAEGQDYNDAELYIDPITGLPGMIDAGSILANNPYIPAEIAATGGKSITWDRRFEEVGPVESDNERTTLRTWAGLQGDLFETWTWDASVGYGQFEQRQRRSNEISIRRLRNALNAVYAADGVTIQCASEAARAEGCVPVNIFGEGSISKEGADYIRANPYINTDITQFNALGYISGELFELPAGGVQSAFGMEYRRDTQAVDTDKAMRGDAITFNDVPPFEGDVTVWEAFGEANLPLLRDMSFANKLDVDVSLRLADYSQKNIDLMSSYRTGILWEPIANYALRANYSRSQRAPNITELISPPRGDYDSIRDICNGVTATSTGAGHDSCRLDPGIAVAIASTGTFKAETGSKYSPNAGNENLTEETADTYTLGFTMAPAFLEGFNLAVDYYDIKVADAIGSLSNEDILAECYNSSNPYGAGNEYCQDITRDTEGQITQVIQQELNLNDIVTRGIDFAMAYEWELADYGELSLNTNWTHVLEYSSSYYGADGLVAEDYVGELTSGIFEDRGTLSLTWSNDDWRVRWSAKYKSAMVDSHDRVEEWNVLKAENQAKLDAGDASAVANPETPEFLFYGSYITHDLSVSYTMDVSQAELRLYGGLRNIFDNQGPWVADGGDLIETGTGNYSSAYGGGVGRYAYLGAELKF, encoded by the coding sequence ATGAAGAAGAAACTATTGACCTTAGCAATACAAGCATCAATGTTTGGTATTGTTCCTTCGGTAGCATGGGCTGCCGAACCGATAGAAGTGAAAGCAGTTAAGGAAAATGCGACTCGAAATGAAACCGAAACCGCGGATAAAAACGATGGCATCGAAAAGGTCACGGTAACGGGTTCGCGGATTAAGCGAGATAGTTTTTCATTAAGTACGCCTTTACAGGGCTTGGATGCCAAGGATATCGCCGATAGCGGTATCGGCTCATTGGCGGATATTTTAGTTGACCAAATTCCGGCCTTGGCGGAAGGGGTGAGTAGCACTAATAGCCAATCGAGTGTGCAAAATACCGGCCTATCAACCATTGACCTACGTAACTTAGGTACGGATCGTACCTTAACCCTTATTGATGGTCGTCGCGTTGTTTCTAACAGTTACAGTGGTAACTACGTCAGTTTAAGTACGATTCCAGCAGCCATGGTCGATAAGGTCGAAATCATTACTGGCGGTGCATCTGCTGTGTATGGTTCGGATGCGATTGCAGGCGTGGTCAATATTATCACCCAGCAAAACAAGACTGGGTTTGAGATTAACGCCCGTGGTGGTGAAACGACTGAAGGTGGCGGCCGTGAAACCACAGTTGATGCTGGTTATGGTGCTGATTTCAATAGTGATAAAGGTTACATTTACGCCAGTGCTACCTATGATAAACAGCATGGGTTATTCGCCACTGACAGGGAACGAGCCCTGTATGAATCAAGCTTTGCCTACGATAAAAAGCAAATGTGTAACACCATGAATACCGCTGATGGTTATCAGTGTATGCGGGATATCACTCCGGAAGATTGGCGTGAGCGCAGCAACGATATCGTTGGTGGCCGCTTTAAGTCGAACGCTTGGTGGTACGATGGCACTGAACTTAAAACTGACTTCAAAGAAGAACGTGATGGTTATAACGGTTATACCACGGGTCTATTGAAGGTGCCTGAGGATACCTTGGCGACAGCGGTCAAAGTAAACTATGACCTTAGTGAAAGTGTTCGTGCGAATGCACAAGTACAATTTAGTCGTAATACTGCGTTTCGCCGTACCGACGCAGAAGGTCAAGACTATAACGATGCTGAGCTGTATATCGATCCCATCACTGGGTTACCAGGGATGATTGATGCGGGCAGTATTTTAGCCAATAACCCTTATATACCCGCTGAAATTGCCGCGACAGGGGGGAAAAGTATTACCTGGGATCGTCGTTTCGAAGAGGTTGGGCCTGTTGAAAGTGATAACGAGCGTACCACGCTGCGTACTTGGGCGGGTTTACAGGGGGATTTGTTTGAAACTTGGACTTGGGATGCGTCAGTGGGCTACGGTCAGTTCGAGCAGCGTCAACGCCGTAGCAATGAGATCAGCATTCGTCGTTTAAGAAATGCCTTGAATGCCGTATATGCCGCTGATGGTGTCACTATTCAATGTGCCAGCGAAGCCGCCAGAGCTGAAGGCTGTGTGCCCGTCAATATCTTTGGTGAAGGCTCTATCAGCAAGGAAGGGGCGGACTATATTCGCGCTAATCCCTATATCAATACCGATATCACTCAATTCAATGCGTTAGGGTATATTTCTGGCGAGTTGTTTGAGCTCCCTGCGGGTGGTGTGCAATCGGCATTCGGGATGGAGTATCGCCGTGATACGCAGGCTGTCGATACCGATAAGGCGATGCGTGGTGATGCGATTACCTTTAACGATGTTCCTCCCTTTGAAGGTGATGTCACCGTATGGGAAGCCTTTGGTGAGGCGAATCTACCCTTATTAAGGGATATGAGCTTCGCTAATAAGCTTGATGTGGATGTGTCCTTGCGTCTTGCGGATTACAGTCAGAAAAACATTGATTTAATGTCGAGCTACCGTACCGGCATACTGTGGGAACCCATTGCAAACTATGCTTTACGTGCCAACTACTCACGTTCACAACGTGCGCCGAATATCACTGAGCTCATCTCTCCACCCCGTGGTGATTACGACAGTATTCGCGATATTTGTAATGGTGTGACGGCAACCTCAACAGGCGCTGGGCATGATAGCTGTCGTCTCGATCCTGGGATTGCTGTGGCTATTGCGAGTACTGGCACCTTTAAGGCGGAAACGGGCTCTAAGTATTCTCCTAACGCAGGTAATGAAAACCTGACCGAAGAAACGGCGGATACCTACACCTTAGGTTTTACCATGGCGCCAGCCTTCCTTGAAGGCTTTAACCTCGCGGTTGATTATTACGATATCAAAGTTGCTGATGCTATTGGTTCATTAAGCAACGAGGACATTCTGGCTGAGTGTTATAACTCGAGTAATCCTTATGGTGCAGGTAATGAGTACTGTCAGGATATCACTCGTGATACTGAGGGCCAAATCACCCAGGTTATTCAGCAGGAACTGAACCTGAATGACATAGTTACTCGTGGTATCGACTTCGCAATGGCCTACGAGTGGGAACTGGCTGATTATGGTGAACTGAGCTTAAACACTAACTGGACCCACGTGTTGGAATACAGCTCAAGTTACTACGGCGCTGATGGTTTAGTGGCAGAGGATTATGTGGGTGAGCTTACTAGCGGGATTTTTGAAGACCGAGGCACGCTGTCATTAACGTGGAGTAACGATGATTGGCGTGTGCGTTGGAGCGCGAAGTATAAGAGCGCAATGGTTGATAGCCATGACCGAGTTGAAGAATGGAATGTGCTGAAAGCCGAAAACCAAGCCAAACTCGACGCCGGTGATGCCAGTGCTGTGGCGAACCCAGAAACGCCAGAGTTCTTGTTCTATGGCTCGTATATCACTCATGATTTGTCAGTGTCTTACACCATGGACGTGAGTCAGGCTGAATTACGTTTATACGGCGGTTTACGCAATATTTTCGACAACCAAGGTCCTTGGGTCGCTGATGGTGGCGACTTAATTGAAACGGGTACCGGTAACTACAGCAGTGCCTACGGCGGTGGTGTAGGGCGTTATGCCTACCTAGGTGCAGAGCTTAAGTTCTAA
- the hemL gene encoding glutamate-1-semialdehyde 2,1-aminomutase produces MTRSEALFEQAKKTIPGGVNSPVRAFNGVGGSPLFIEKADGAYIYDADGKAYIDYVGSWGPMILGHNHPKIREAVLAAVHNGLSFGAPTELEVQMAEKVIAMVPSIEQVRMVSSGTEATMSAIRLARGFTNRDKILKFEGCYHGHADCLLVKAGSGALTLGQPSSPGIPEDFAKHTLTAVYNDLDSVRSLFEQYPTEISCIIIEPVAGNMNCIPPIPGFLEGLRSLCDEFGALLIIDEVMTGFRVSKSGAQGHYGVTPDLTTLGKVIGGGMPVGAFGGRKDVMQFIAPTGPVYQAGTLSGNPIAMSAGLAQMEALCEEGLYEALSAKTKRIAEGFKAAADKHGIPMAINYVGGMFGFFFTEQEHITRFDQVTKCNIEHFRTFYHGMLDEGVYLAPSAYEAGFLSMAHGEEELRLTLEAADRVLARMKAAN; encoded by the coding sequence ATGACCCGTTCCGAAGCGCTATTTGAACAGGCTAAAAAAACCATCCCCGGCGGTGTTAACTCTCCGGTTCGTGCTTTTAATGGTGTAGGTGGTTCCCCCCTGTTTATTGAAAAAGCCGATGGCGCTTATATCTACGATGCCGATGGCAAAGCCTATATCGACTATGTCGGTTCTTGGGGCCCGATGATCCTCGGCCACAATCATCCGAAGATCCGTGAAGCAGTGCTGGCTGCAGTACACAATGGCCTGTCTTTTGGCGCGCCAACTGAGCTTGAAGTGCAAATGGCCGAAAAAGTGATTGCGATGGTGCCCTCGATTGAGCAAGTCCGTATGGTCAGCTCTGGTACTGAAGCGACCATGAGTGCGATTCGCTTAGCGCGCGGTTTTACTAATCGTGACAAGATCTTAAAGTTTGAAGGTTGCTACCATGGCCACGCTGACTGCCTATTAGTTAAGGCGGGGTCTGGTGCATTAACCTTAGGCCAACCCAGCTCACCCGGCATCCCTGAAGATTTCGCAAAGCACACCTTAACTGCCGTGTATAACGATCTGGATTCTGTTCGTAGCCTATTCGAGCAATATCCAACTGAGATTTCTTGCATCATCATCGAGCCCGTTGCTGGCAACATGAACTGCATCCCACCTATTCCAGGCTTCCTCGAAGGTCTGCGTAGCCTGTGTGATGAGTTTGGTGCGCTGCTGATTATCGACGAAGTGATGACAGGGTTCCGAGTTTCAAAAAGCGGTGCTCAAGGTCACTATGGCGTTACGCCAGACTTAACCACTCTCGGTAAAGTCATCGGTGGCGGTATGCCAGTAGGTGCATTTGGTGGTCGTAAAGATGTGATGCAGTTTATCGCACCAACAGGTCCTGTATACCAAGCAGGTACGCTTTCAGGTAACCCAATTGCGATGTCAGCGGGTCTAGCGCAAATGGAAGCATTGTGTGAAGAAGGACTGTACGAAGCCCTAAGCGCTAAAACCAAGCGCATCGCCGAAGGCTTTAAAGCGGCGGCGGATAAGCACGGCATCCCAATGGCAATCAACTATGTTGGCGGTATGTTCGGCTTCTTTTTTACCGAGCAAGAGCACATCACACGCTTCGACCAAGTGACTAAGTGCAATATTGAGCACTTCCGTACTTTCTACCATGGCATGTTAGATGAAGGCGTTTACTTAGCACCAAGTGCCTATGAAGCAGGCTTCCTGTCGATGGCCCATGGTGAAGAAGAGCTGCGCCTCACACTTGAAGCTGCCGACCGTGTCTTAGCTCGCATGAAAGCGGCAAACTAA
- a CDS encoding general secretion pathway protein GspB, which produces MSILLDAVTRNKQQQSSALPDAVLTPRPSYPTPRKAAFPVAKLSLLAVAIALGVGGAWGVANWQQSSSMAVLKANDAHKSNTYQGAVIAEHASKTGSDAVVTQTQINRELSVSATSEPEVSPDTLPQGARGTAGFRLAGKVALPREQVLNEQPLSMQGYVNSNMSSAQTLSANPATTDPSYDDYLATSAALDETVRRQSSMENMVEPQEVAEPEPIMLGASANGQGLATLEALRQQVNAAAVDVGLDTTQSRKDDELVATFQDALKDVEYVNAAKTPVTEPKLDPIPKTENDDIPKYGQLPAGLQLQVPEFNIVAHVYSTDASQRWLNVDGAELQEGDMIVGKLKIIAIRPRDIVLDIQGTQFRVPAI; this is translated from the coding sequence ATGTCCATTTTACTCGACGCGGTAACCCGTAATAAACAGCAGCAATCTTCAGCGTTACCCGATGCGGTATTAACGCCAAGGCCGAGTTATCCTACGCCCCGAAAGGCTGCGTTTCCTGTTGCTAAATTGTCGTTGCTCGCTGTCGCGATTGCTCTCGGTGTAGGGGGCGCATGGGGAGTTGCGAATTGGCAACAGTCAAGTTCAATGGCTGTTTTGAAGGCCAATGATGCTCATAAGAGTAATACCTATCAGGGGGCTGTGATAGCTGAACACGCTTCAAAGACAGGCTCCGATGCTGTAGTTACCCAGACACAAATTAACAGAGAACTATCTGTAAGTGCGACTTCTGAGCCAGAGGTTTCACCAGATACATTGCCTCAAGGTGCAAGAGGAACTGCTGGATTTCGATTAGCAGGAAAAGTCGCTTTACCCAGGGAGCAGGTATTAAATGAGCAGCCGTTAAGCATGCAAGGCTATGTTAACTCAAACATGAGTTCGGCTCAGACGCTGTCAGCGAATCCTGCTACTACTGATCCTAGTTACGATGATTATCTCGCCACCTCGGCGGCGTTGGATGAGACTGTTCGTCGACAATCATCAATGGAAAATATGGTTGAACCACAAGAGGTCGCCGAACCAGAGCCAATCATGTTGGGTGCTAGTGCGAATGGTCAAGGCTTAGCGACACTTGAGGCGTTACGTCAGCAAGTTAATGCTGCAGCAGTTGATGTGGGGTTGGATACGACGCAGAGTCGTAAAGATGATGAATTGGTTGCGACTTTCCAAGATGCGCTGAAAGATGTGGAATATGTTAATGCGGCTAAAACACCGGTAACCGAACCTAAACTTGATCCTATCCCTAAAACCGAAAACGACGATATTCCCAAATACGGGCAACTGCCGGCGGGATTACAGTTACAAGTGCCTGAATTTAATATTGTTGCCCACGTTTATTCAACCGATGCGAGCCAGCGTTGGCTAAACGTTGATGGCGCAGAGTTACAGGAAGGCGATATGATCGTTGGCAAATTGAAGATTATTGCTATTCGCCCGCGGGATATCGTTTTAGACATTCAAGGAACGCAATTTAGGGTTCCGGCGATTTAG